The following are encoded together in the Vigna angularis cultivar LongXiaoDou No.4 chromosome 9, ASM1680809v1, whole genome shotgun sequence genome:
- the LOC108347021 gene encoding (+)-neomenthol dehydrogenase, translating to MAETTKGYAVVTGANKGIGFAICKQLASNGFTVVLTARDEKRGVEAVEKLKELGLPGHVVFHQLDVTDPKSITSLADFIKNQCGKLDILVNNAGIPGAHVDGEALSAAGIMENADRVDWSKIVTETYELTEAGLKTNYYGVKELTKTLIPFLQFSSSPRIVNVSSSVGKLENMKDGRPKEVLSDAENLTEEKIDEILDEFLKAFKEGSLESKGWPQAMSAYIVSKAALNAYTRILAKKYPSFCINAVCPGFVKTDINYNTGFFTPDEGAETAVRLALLPDGSPSGLFFIRSEEKPF from the exons ATGGCAGAAACAACAAaagg GTATGCGGTTGTGACGGGAGCAAATAAGGGAATTGGATTTGCAATATGCAAGCAATTGGCTTCAAATGGGTTCACTGTGGTACTCACAGCCAGAGATGAGAAGAGGGGTGTTGAAGCTGTTGAGAAACTCAAAGAACTTGGTCTCCCTGGCCATGTGGTTTTTCATCAACTTGATGTTACTGATCCCAAAAGTATAACATCGCTGGCAGATTTCATCAAAAACCAGTGTGGGAAACTGGACATCTTG GTAAACAATGCTGGAATTCCTGGAGCACATGTGGACGGTGAGGCTTTGTCTGCTGCTGGCATTATG GAAAATGCTGATCGTGTTGATTGGAGTAAAATAGTGACTGAAACCTATGAATTAACTGAAGCAGGTCTTAAAACAAACTACTATGGAGTCAAGGAATTAACCAAAACACTTATTCCTTTTCTTCAGTTTTCAAGCTCTCCAAGAATTGTGAATGTTTCCTCATCCGTGGGAAAACTTGAG AATATGAAGGATGGAAGGCCTAAAGAAGTACTTAGTGATGCTGAAAACCTTACAGAAGAAAAGATTGATGAGATTTTGGATGAATTTTTGAAGGCCTTTAAAGAGGGTTCACTAGAAAGCAAAGGTTGGCCTCAGGCAATGTCTGCATATATTGTCTCAAAAGCTGCTCTTAATGCCTACACAAGGATTCTGGCTAAGAAGTATCCCTCATTCTGCATCAATGCTGTTTGTCCAGGCTTTGTGAAAACAGATATAAACTACAATACAGGTTTTTTCACACCTGATGAAGGTGCTGAAACTGCAGTGAGATTGGCACTGCTACCAGATGGTAGCCCTTCTGGCCTTTTTTTCATTAGAAGTGAAGAGAAACCATTTTGA
- the LOC128193867 gene encoding uncharacterized protein LOC128193867: MDRNWINLPRISAEYERGVEEFIQFAQRNEGRTNDEVKFRCPCVNCLNERKLNATQIREHLICDGFLRCYTTWIWHGEEMDFPTDSQSVNVTDSTMEEDRPDEDKLEDMIRDVGAENFAKAHVYETMSTDAETPLYVGSTKFTRLSAVLRLMNLKASNGWTDKSFTELLTLLNEMLPDGNTLPTRNYDGCMIVETKEANFGAPVIAAPGDATKADGQTRFGGSLCFECTLDLNQSKKGYKMMVPVKNLILVLLEMF; this comes from the exons atggatcgaaattggattaatttaccacgtattagtgctgagtacgagagaggtgtagaggaatttatacaatttgcgcaacgtaatgaggggagaactaatgatgaagtgaagtttagatgtccttgtgtgaactgtttgaatgagagaaagttgaacgcaactcaaattagagaacatcttatatgtgatggttttctaagatgctatacaacatggatctggcacggcgaagaaatggattttcccactgactctcaaagtgtaaatgttactgattccaccatggaagaagatcgaccggatgaagacaaattggaggacatgatccgcgatgttggagcagaaaattttgccaaagctcatgtgtatgagacgatgtcgactgatgcagaaacacctttgtatgtcggttcaactaagttcacacgtttgtcagcggtgttaaggctcatgaatttgaaggcgagcaatggatggactgataagagttttacagaactgttgacgttgttgaatgaaatgttgccagatggaaatacactacccactcgtaattatgat GGTTGCATGATAGTGGAGACGAAGGAGGCGAACTTTGGTGCTCCAGTGATAGCGGCGCCTGGTGACGCAACGAAGGCTGATGGACAAACCCGATTTGGGGGTTCTCTCTGCTTCGAATGCACGCTGGATTTGAACCAGTCAAAGAAAGGGTACAAAATGATGGTTCCAGTGAAAAATCTAATTCTAGTTCTCCTAGAGATGTTTTAG